From a region of the Mercurialis annua linkage group LG1-X, ddMerAnnu1.2, whole genome shotgun sequence genome:
- the LOC126653604 gene encoding beta-glucosidase 24-like: MATRRSLVLGMLMTSLLCSTHSVVGDDIPDNFNSSYFPTGFYFGSSTSAYQIEGQANKKCRGPSMWDTFSHNYPERIADGSNGDVANDFYNHHKHDIQLMGDMGLNSFRFSISWSRVIPSGRIKEGVNEKGIQFYNRVINQTIAQGLEPFVTIFHWDVPQPLVDSYGGFLSRAIVEDYKDFAELCFQKFGDRVKYWITLNEPWSFSSYGYDTGTMAPGRCSSWMNKACKAGNSGTEPYIVNHNLILAHATAVRLYREKFQAKQNGKIGMTLVSFWFEPYNSLDYADQNAAKTALDFMLGWFLDPVTYGQYPRSMQKLVGRRLPKFVGNEAQFVKGTYDFLGLNYYSGYYASANFTVDPNPDHISFSTDSHVTIQPYKNGIPLGNATAVDWLFVYPEGIRYLLNYTKNTYRNPDIYITENGMGEPKNDTSADNLDDPWRTNYYKTHLWNVLGSIVNYKVQVKGYSMWSFMDNYEWDSGYTVRFGLFYVDYKNNLTRIPKTSVAWLKNFLNQGSLKWGSTKIDL; the protein is encoded by the exons ATGGCTACTCGACGATCTCTTGTTTTAGGAATGCTTATGACAAGCTTACTGTGTTCTACACACTCAGTAGTAGGAGATGACATTCCAGATAATTTTAATAGCAGTTATTTTCCTACTGGTTTCTATTTTGGATCTTCCACGTCTGCTTACCAG ATTGAAGGGCAAGCAAACAAGAAGTGCAGAGGACCCAGTATGTGGGATACATTTTCCCACAATTATCCAG AGAGGATAGCTGATGGTAGCAATGGCGATGTGGCAAATGATTTTTACAACCATCACAAG CATGATATTCAATTGATGGGCGATATGGGTCTAAATTCTTTCAGATTCTCGATTTCTTGGTCTAGGGTAATACCTA GTGGGAGGATCAAAGAAGGAGTGAACGAGAAAGGAATACAATTTTACAACAGGGTTATAAATCAAACTATAGCGCAAG GATTGGAGCCTTTTGTGACTATTTTCCATTGGGATGTTCCTCAGCCCCTAGTAGACAGCTATGGTGGCTTCTTAAGCCGTGCCATAGT GGAGGACTATAAGGATTTCGCAGAGCTTTGCTTTCAAAAGTTTGGAGATCGAGTGAAGTATTGGATAACTCTAAATGAGCCATGGTCTTTCTCATCATACGGTTATGACACCGGTACTATGGCCCCCGGCCGATGCTCATCTTGGATGAATAAAGCATGTAAAGCTGGAAATTCAGGAACTGAGCCTTATATAGTTAACCATAATCTCATTCTTGCTCATGCAACTGCTGTCCGACTCTATAGGGAAAAATTTCAG GCAAAGCAAAATGGGAAGATCGGCATGACACTTGTTTCCTTCTGGTTCGAACCCTATAATTCTTTGGACTATGCTGATCAGAATGCAGCTAAAACAGCCCTAGATTTTATGCTCGGTTG GTTCTTGGACCCTGTGACATACGGTCAGTATCCGAGAAGCATGCAAAAGCTAGTTGGACGTCGATTACCAAAGTTTGTGGGCAATGAAGCTCAATTCGTGAAAGGAACATATGATTttcttggattaaattactactCTGGATATTATGCTTCTGCAAATTTTACTGTTGATCCTAATCCCGATCATATTAGTTTTTCGACTGACAGTCATGTCACTATACAAC CTTATAAAAATGGCATACCCCTTGGTAACGCT ACTGCGGTTGATTGGCTATTTGTTTATCCAGAAGGTATTAGATACCTATTGAATTACACTAAAAATACCTACAGAAACCCAGATATTTATATTACTGAAAATG gTATGGGTGAGCCCAAAAATGACACATCAGCAGATAATCTGGATGATCCTTGGAGGacaaattattataaaacccATCTCTGGAATGTGCTTGGATCTATTGT CAATTACAAAGTTCAAGTAAAAGGGTATTCTATGTGGTCATTTATGGACAACTATGAGTGGGATAGTGGATATACAGTGAGATTTGGATTGTTCTATGTAGACTATAAGAATAACTTGACCAGAATTCCAA